The genomic interval TTTTCGATGTCGATCCGGCTTACGCTCCGGCTCGCCAAAGCCTTTGGCACGCGACCGGCTGTGCGATGACAGGCCACTTGAACCGATTTGAAAACATGCACCAACTCCGTAAACCCTATCTGTTGTTTCTGGGCGATGTCACGCTGAAGTCCGATGCCAAAACCGCCTTTGGCCTGCGCGATTGGTGTGCCGACGATGTCCTGGGCGAATGGAGCCTGCCCGCCGCCACCGTCAGCCTGGGCCTGCCCCGCCTGTCGCCGCAGCAGGCGGCGCAGCAGGGCGCGGGCTCGCTGGTGGTGGGCGTGGCCGCCGTGGGCGGGGCTCTGCCCGAACACTGGCTGTCCGCGCTGGAAGCCGCGCTGGATGCGGGCCTGGACATCGTCAGCGGCCAGCATTCGCGCCTGACATCTTTCCCGCGCCTGGTGCAAGCCGCCCAGCGCAGCGGTGCGCGCCTGGTCGACGTACGGCATTCGGACCAAGGCTTCCCCGCGGGCACGGGCCGCAAGCGCAGCGGCCAGCGGGTGCTGACCGTGGGCACCGACTGCGCGCTGGGCAAGAAATACACCGCCCTGGCCCTGGCCCAGGCGTTGCAACGCCGCGGCGTAGCCGCCACCTTCCGCGCCACCGGCCAGACCGGGGTGATGATTGCGGGCGAGGGCGTGGCCATCGACGCGGTAATCTCCGACTTTGTGGCCGGTGCCGCCGAGCAACTCTCGCCCGACAACGCCGCCAACCACTGGGACGTGATCGAAGGGCAGGGCGCGCTGTTCCACCCGGCCTACGCGGGCGTGACGCTGGGCCTGCTGCACGGCTCGCAGCCCGATGCGCTGGTGCTGTGCCACGACCCGGCGCGCGACTGCATCGAGGGCTACCCCGGCTTTCCGATTCCCGACCTACAGGTCGCCATCGACCGCTACGTTGAGGCGGGCCGCCTGACCAACCCGGCGGTGCGCTGCGTGGGCATCAGTATCAATTCGTCCAGCCTGTCGGATGCCGCATGGGATGCCTACGCCCACCGCATCGCCCGGGAGCTGAATTTGCCCGTGGCCGACCCGATGCGTGGCGGCGTGGAGGCGCTGGCTACCGCCTTGTTGCAAGCATGATCCGCTGCCACACCCGCATCGAACAGTGGGCGATGCATGAACCCTTCGAGATCGCCCGCGAGGTCATCACCCACCAGCCGGTGCTGCTGCTGACCCTGTCCGATGACGCAGGCCACACCGGCCAGGCCGAAGCCGCCGGGGTGGACTACGACGGCGAAACCCCCGCCAGCATGGCCGCGCAAATCGCCGCCGTGCTGCCGCACCTGCACGACGGCCTCACCGGCACCGAGCTGCTGCAGATGCTGCCCGCGGGCGGTGCCCGCAACGCGCTGGACTGCGCGCTGTGGGACCTGCGGGCCAAGCAAACCGGTGTGCCGGCCTGGCAGACCGCCGGGCTGCCGCGCTGGCAGCCCGTCACCACCGCCTACACCATCGGCCTGGGCGACGAGGCCACTACCCGGCGCAAGGTCCGCGCGGCCCGGCACTACCCGCTGCTCAAGCTCAAGGTGGATGCGCAGCGGCACCTGGACGTGGTACGCATGGTGCGCGAGGAGCACCCGACGGCCCGTATCGTGGTGGATGCCAACCAGGCCTGGTCGCCCGCGCTGCTGCGCGAACTGTTGCCGCAACTGGCCCAGGCCGGGGTCGAGCTGGTCGAGCAGCCGCTGGCGCGCGGCCAGGATGCGGCGCTGGACGGCCTGCAGTCGCCGATTCCCCTGGCGGCCGACGAGTCCTGCACCGATAGGGCCTCGCTGGCGACGCTGGTGGGACGCTACCAGTTCGCCAACATCAAGCTCGACAAATGCGGCGGCCTGACCGAGGCGCTCGCCCTGGCCGCCGAGGCGACGCGGCATGGTCTGGGGCTGATGGTGGGCAATATGTGCGGCACTTCGCTGGCGATGGCTCCGGCTTTCTTGCTGGCCCAGCGCTGTGCCTATGTGGATCTGGACGGCCCCTTGCTGCAACAGGAAGACCGGACGGTGGCCATGCAGTACGACCATGGTCTGATCCAGCCGCCGCCACCGGCCTTGTGGGGATAAAGCCACCCTGAAAAATCTCCCTGCGTCCGAATGTGCGTACATAGTCTGTATACCCACAAGGTTTTAGAATCGGCCACTATGCGCTTATCCAGCTGATGGCCCCCAAACCTTGAACCACCGCCCCGACCCACCTCTTTCGCCTGCGCAGCTGGACTGGACCCGTGCGCCGGATATGGGGGAAGCAAAAAACCCCTGGAAATTGGCCCTGGAGGGCTCGGGCGTGGGGGTTTGGGACTGGGATTTGCGCACCGGGCACCAAACCTATTCCACGCGCTGGGACGAGATGCTGGGCTTTGTCAGCGGCGAGTCGGCCCCGGGCTTTGAAGAGTTCACGACCCGCGTGCACCCGGACGACATCGGCCCTATGCAGGCGGCGGTGGCGGCCTATCTGGACGGCTCGGCACCGGGCTACAGCATGGACTTGCGCATGCGCCATAAGGACGGGCACTGGGTCTGGATCATGGCCAGCGGCATGGTGGTCAGCCGCGCTGCCGACGGTACCCCCTTGCGGATGATCGGCACCCACACCGACATCAGCGCGCGCAAGCAGGCCGAGGCAGGCTTGCGGGCATCGCATGCCCAGTTGCTGGAACAAACCCGGCTGTTGCAAGCCACCACGGCCAGCATCAGCCAAGGTATTTTTGTGTTTGATGCCGGGATGCGTTTGATCTCGTTCAACCGGCGTGTCTGCGAGTTGCTGGACCTGAGCGACAGCTTTTTGGCTGCCTACCCTACGCTGGAGCAGATCAGCAACTTCCAGCTCGAACGCGGCGACTTTGGCCCCCAGGCCCAGTGGGTGGACCCAGCTGCCCGTGGTTACGTGCTGGCAGGCGGCCACGCCCAGGTGCCCTCCCACTTTCTGCGTGTCACTTTGACCGGCCACACGCTGGAGGTCAAAACCCAGACTCTGCCCGATGGTGGCATGGTGCGCACCTTTGCCGATGTGTCCGACTACGTGCAGGCCCAGGCCGCGCGCAAGCGGCTCGACCAGTTGCTGACCGCCACCCAGGCGCTGGCGCAGGTGGGCGGATGGGAGGTGGATGGGTTGCGCGACCGCGTCTACTGGACTGAAGGGGTCTACCGCATCTTCCAGACCACCCCCAAGGAATACATACCCACCACCGCCATGGAGACGGTCCAACGGGTATTTACGCCGCAGGCCGTGGCCACCATCCGTGCTTCTTACGATGCTGCTGCACCGCACGGCGGCACCCATACCAGCTCCCATGATTTCGAGCTGGAAGCCATCACTTTCCGGGGCGAGTCCATCTGGGTACACGCCAGGGGCACCTCCACCTGGGACCAGGGGCGATTGCTGTCGCGCACCTCGGTGCTGCAAAACATCACCGAGCGCAAACAGGCCCAGATGGCGCTGCAAGAAACCGAAAACCGCTGGCGGCTGGCACTGGAAAGTACCGGCGACGGCGTGTGGGACTGGCACATCCAGACCGGGGTGGAGCACCTCTCCAGGCGCCTGGTCGAGATGTATGGCTTTTCCGAGGGCGAAATTCCCGACCTGCCCAGCGAGCTGGACCGGCGCACCCACCCCGACGATCTGCTGCGGATGGACCGCGACCGCGATGCCCACTTTGCGGGCTACACCACCAGCTACTCCAACGAACACCGGGTGCGCTGCAAGGACGGCAGCTGGAAATGGGTGCTGAGCCGGGGCATGGTCATCACCCGCGATGCCCAGGGGCAACCCTTGCGCATGATAGGCACGCATACCGACATCACCGACCGCAAAGCCGCCGAGGCCCTGATCCGCCAGCAGGCGTTTTTTGACACCCTGACCGGCCTGCCCAACCGGCGCATGCTGCGTGACCGGCTGGAGCAAGAAATCAAGCGCTGCAAACGCGACGTGCAGCAGCTGGCCATTTTGTTCATCGATCTGGACCACTTCAAGGAGGTCAATGACACCCTGGGCCATGACAATGGCGATTTGCTGCTGATGGAGGCGGCCCGGCGCATCCAGGCCTGCGTACGCGAGGCCGATACCGTGGCCCGCATGGGCGGCGACGAGTTCACGGTGGTGCTGACCGAAGTGACCGATGTGCACCGCCTGGAGCCCACCCTGCAAAAGATTTTGCGGGCGATGGAGCAGGTGTTTCAGCTCGGCAACGAGCAGGTGTTTGTGTCCGCCAGCATCGGCATCACCCTGTATCCGCTGGATGCCAAGGACATCGAAGACCTGTTCAAGAACGCCGACCAGGCGCTGTATGTGGCCAAAGGCGCGGGACGCAACCGCTTCAGCTTTTTTACCCCCGCCTTGCAGGAAGCCGCGCAAACCCGGGTGCGGCTGGCCAGCGACCTGCGCTCCGGCCTGCAGGAGCAGCAGTTCCGGTTGGTCTACCAGCCCATTGTGGAGCTGGCCACCGGGGCCGTGCACAAGGCCGAAGCGCTGATCCGTTGGCAGCACCCCACGCGCGGGCTGATCAGCCCGGCCCAGTTCATCCCGATTGCCGAATCCAGCGGCTTGATCGTGGATATTGGCGAGTGGGTGTTCCAGC from Comamonadaceae bacterium OS-1 carries:
- the ycjG gene encoding L-Ala-D/L-Glu epimerase; the protein is MIRCHTRIEQWAMHEPFEIAREVITHQPVLLLTLSDDAGHTGQAEAAGVDYDGETPASMAAQIAAVLPHLHDGLTGTELLQMLPAGGARNALDCALWDLRAKQTGVPAWQTAGLPRWQPVTTAYTIGLGDEATTRRKVRAARHYPLLKLKVDAQRHLDVVRMVREEHPTARIVVDANQAWSPALLRELLPQLAQAGVELVEQPLARGQDAALDGLQSPIPLAADESCTDRASLATLVGRYQFANIKLDKCGGLTEALALAAEATRHGLGLMVGNMCGTSLAMAPAFLLAQRCAYVDLDGPLLQQEDRTVAMQYDHGLIQPPPPALWG